The genomic interval acctaaatctttcatatcaaaattttttgaTAAGAAAGTTTTAGTTTTCTCCACCTCATCTAAATTGGTGCCaaagattaacatatcatccacatataaacaaatcataacacNNNNNNNNNNNNNNNNNNNNNNNNNNNNNNNNNNNNNNNNNNNNNNNNNNNNNNNNNNNNNNNNNNNNNNNNNNNNNNNNNNNNNNNNNNNNNNNNNNNNNNNNNNNNNNNNNNNNNNNNNNNNNNNNNNNNNNNNNNNNNNNNNNNNNNNNNNNNNNNNNNNNNNNNNNNNNNNNNNNNNNNNNNNNNNNNNNNNNNNNNNNNNNNNNNNNNNNNNNNNNNNNNNNNNNNNNNNNNNNNNNNNNNNNNNNNNNNNNNNNNNNNNNNNNNNNNNNNNNNNNNNNNNNNNNNNNNNNNNNNNNNNNNNNNNNNNNNNNNNNNNNNNNNNNNNNNNNNNNNNNNNNNNNNNNNNNNNNNNNNNNNNNNNNNNNNNNNNNNNNNNNNNNNNNNNNNNNNNNNNNNNNNNNNNNNNNNNNNNNNNNNNNNNNNNNNNNNNNNNNNNNNNNNNNNNNNNNNNNNNNNNNNNNNNNNNNNNNNNNNNNNNNNNNNNNNNNNNNNNNNNNNNNNNNNNNNNNNNNNNNNNNNNNNNNNNNNNNNNNNNNNNNNNNNNNNNNNNNNNNNNNNNNNNNNNNNNNNNNNNNNNNNNNNNNNNNNNNNNNNNNNNNNNNNNNNNNNNNNNNNNNNNNNNNNNNNNNNNNNNNNNNNNNNNNNNNNNNNNNNNNNNNNNNNNNNNNNNNNNNNNNNNNNNNNNNNNNNNNNNNNNNNNNNNNNNNNNNNNNNNNNNNNNNNNNNNNNNNNNNNNNNNNNNNNNNNNNNNNNNNNNNNNNNNNNNNNNNNNNNNNNNNNNNNNNNNNNNNNNNNNNNNNNNNNNNNNNNNNNNNNNNNNNNNNNNNNNNNNNNNNNNNNNNNNNNNNNNNNNGGATGGCTTCTTTCCAAAAGGAAGAGTCTTGAGACTTTATTGCCTCTTCATATGTGTTTGGGTTACTCTCTAAACTGTAGCAAATTGGTCCATAACTGTTACTGGAATCATTTGTACCTTCTACAAGGAACATAAAGAAGTCTAGGCCATAATCTTTCTCTTTTCTGGCTCTTTTACTTCTTCTGGGTTCTTAACATGTCAACGTATCATTATTAGATACATTATTTTCTATGCTTTGTACACTAGAACATACAGTTTCCTTGGGATGTAGAATTgagttaaatctattttcttgaaaaattgcatctcTTGACTCAATCACTGTGTTAATAGGATATGAGTCATTAGATTCAACAACCATGAATCTATAGGCCTTGCTATTTTCAGCATAGCCCAGAAATATACTTTCAATTCCTCTTTCTCCCaatttccttctttttggttcaggaaccttaacaattgctctacatccccaaacttttatatagttaagattgggttttcttttcttccagagTTCATATGGGGTTATCTTGTTCATTTTATTGGGAACTCTATTTAGCAAATAACATGCAGTTAACATGGCTTCACCCCAATAACCTTTAGATAGACCAGAATAGGATAACATAACATTCACCATTTCTTCTAATaccctatttttcctttctgcaattccattttgttgtggggaatatggtgcagttgtttgaTGCACAATACTAGTGGACTCAAAATACTCAGGATGATAGAACTCTCCTCCTCTACGTTGTAAAAATGTAGAAATCTCATATAGTACGTGAATTAAGTTCATGTAAACGTACGTGATTTAAGATTGTGTAATTAATGGAGTTTGAGACTCATTGGTGGTATGtaaactcagttcacgtacattgtaaaattgtaaaaattacaAGTagtacgtgaattgagttcacgtaaacgtacttgaCCTGAGTTCATGTAAACGTACTTGTACtaagttcacgtaaacgtacttgaactgagttcacatacattgtaaaattgtaaaagaaaCTCCAGTAgtacgtgaactaagttcacATAAACGTActtgaattgagttcacgtacattgtAAAATTGTGAAAATCTCAAATTGTACGTAagctgagttcacgtaaacgtacttgaactgagtaaatgtacttttaaaataaccaaaatgaaaGTTAGGATTTTGAGGATATGgatgaagatgttgatgaatAAGAAAGTTAGGgttttgaaaataaagattATGATTTTGAAGTTGAAGATGTAAACAATAGGTAAGGACATTTTgaataatctatttttttttttttttgaaaaagaggGATGTGGATAATAAAATAAGGGGTGTAGGTagcattttttaaaaagttgataagTAAATTGAGATCGAGAAAAAGCATATTATTATATTACCTTACAGTTACAGTTACCGACGTAGCAACATTAGTGAGAAAGGAAATGGAAGGAAGGGAAGAAGGACCGCCAAGAAACGATCTATGTTCAGTTTGTCATGGAAATTTCGATATTCCATGTCAAGCTAACTGTTCTCATTGGTTTTGCGCTAACTGTATTCTTCTTGTTTGGCAACACTCTTCTTCTGCTCTTCAACCTTGTAAATGTCCACTTTGTCGTAGACCTATTACCCTTTTAGTACCAAATTCCCAATCCAATAACAACCCTTCTCTTCTCTCTCAAATTCAAACTTATAACCGTCTTTTTGGTCATCAATCTAATTCACCCTTTTCTCAGAGATTACTTGATCTTCCTTTTCTTTTGAAGAGACTTTTTTGGGATTTCTTTGATCCTTCTAGATCTCTTCCTCTTGTTATTAGAGCTCGTGTTTTTATTGCTGTTAGTAATCTTCTCTACtcaaacttttctttttttttttctttctttttttttatgttcaaAATCAAATCTTTGTTGGTACTAGGTAGTTTAGTTGAATGAAACAATGTTTATTAGGTTTTTATTAGGGATTTTGGTGTTCTTATTTTATGTTCAAAATCTAATCTTTATTGGTACTAGTTAGTTTAATTGAATGAAacaatgtttatttggtttttaTTAGGGATTTGTGTGTTCTTATTTTATGTTCAAACTCTAATCTTTTTTGTTCTAGGTTGTTTTGAATTGAATGAAACAAAGTTCGTTAGGTTTTTATTAGGGATTTGggtgtttttattatttttcatgtttGTGTAGGAAATGCTAAGTTCATACTAATTTCTTctctttatttcaattattttgtttattctttATATTCAAAGAAGAACAAATTCATGGGtgtttatttattctttatgttaatgattttaattaattattatttgtgtgtttaATGTGTAGAGAAAAGGGTGTTGTTGATATTGGTGGTTCATTTTTTGCTTCATGTCTATTGTTTGGAAAttgaattgatttatattcagaTTCAAAATTTGGTGGTAGGCATTAGTTGTATTGAATGAAACAAAGGTTATTATGTTTATTTGGGATTTGGGGtgtttattttacttgtttattaATGTAGTAAAGGGTTGTTGATGTTGTTGATATTGATTGTGCATCTTTTGCTTCATGTTTCTTGTTTGGcaattgaattttgaatttggaaaattgattttaactatAATTGGAGGTGAAATGGAGTGATTCATGTTTGAAACGATTTTGTGTAACAGTAATGAAGCAACTGTGTTTTTATCAATCACGTTTCAATCGATCGAATTTGATACATTGCAACATTTTTGTAGTGTGAATCCTAACACTAACATAGTGGCATTGTCTCTTTTATACAGACAGTTCTGAGTGCTATATACATCTTGAGCCCTATCGACATCATTCCAGAAGGTAGTGTATTATGTAGCATATGTATATTAATCGATTTCAATTTTGAATTCAATTACTTGTGATATTTGACTGTTTTGTTGGTTTTGTGAAATTGTTTTCAGTAACTCTCTATTGTCCATGCTTGATTTTGTTCCCTTTTTCTTCTGTAGGTGTATTGGGAATAATTGGTCTCTTGGATGATCTTCTAATTGCACTAATCTTCTTCCTACATGTTGCTGCCCTTTATAGATCAGTACTTTACCGCCGTCACGGGGGTTTGTGAGCTTCACAACCTTTGCAATTTTATAGGTAAAGTAGTGAAATGAGATGAGATGATGCATTTAGTTCCATTTAAAAATTGACAATACCTTGTTTTGTACATAGAAAGGTGCAGTTCGGTCTCGAATATTGGATTTAGCAAAAGGTCAACATATAAGCTCTTCCTTTAAATATCGAACATTTCGTTGAGACAAaagaaatatcaaatttatcTTTACCATAGTTTTAGTTCATACATGGTGATGGCTATATATATAACACTTTTATTCATTTACAGCATTTATTTACCCTTGACAAGTTATAGGGCATAAAATGATGTGAACTTTGGAACCTGTGTATTCAATCTAACCTCTAAGAAAGCCAATAGAATAAATAGTCTATGAAAGAACACTAAAGAGATTTATAGGCAAGGTTTTTAAATCACCGTTGCAATAACAGTCACAGTATCCTTGTCATAATTGATATTGCAGATTAACAGAATCAAATGAGACTATTATGGCCTTAATTGTTGTTGTGTTGCTATTGTTATTGCTATTGTGACAACGATGAAATCCATGATATCGAAGCCTACATCATGGATAAGCCTTGATTATAGGGAGATTAGTGAGCATTTATGCCTTCTGTTCCTTGCCAccatttcttttttcattttaccTTGTGATAATTTGGAAGTTGATTCTCGTTTGGTAGTTGTTGGCAATCTTCCGTTTATAATAGttatcactttttattgaaaatctTGAGTTAGGAATTTTGGGTTGAAAAACTATTGCTTTTATTCtgtttttattgaaattgaaagtgtttttttttatattcccATAGATTTGTATAcattttttgaaatagaaaatgaaaactaATAGGTCTatgctttttgtaaatcttTGTTGaagttcataaaatattttagaaaaaaaaaattaatgatttaaattcatattttatctcTGAAAATAATAGGTTTTAgttttggtaattttttttttttttttttttttttttttgtgattaaaaAGCAAACTGTCAAATATAAGTGAAGCTAACCCAACTAATACACTAAAAGATGGAAGTTTCTAGTCTCCTCCCCTCCCCTCCCCTCCCCTCAATGTTTTCAATAGCCTTCAACATGTGTTTGGATTAGCAATTTAAACATGTATAGGAGGTTTTTGAGAACATTTGAGGAGAAGAAACTTTCCTAAAAGATAAAACAACGAGCACAAAGTAATCGACGTAAAATGGTGATGGCTTCAATTACAAAGGGCCCAAGTGGTCTATGATGGATATTTTTAGACGATGGTTCATCTAACCTctcaaatttgtttatttttttggttttttagtttttgatagTGTATTTGAGAGTGGAGAAGCATACACACAACAACATTCGAATGTAACATCCGAGCCTAGGAATGAAGAGGGAAGGCAAGGGTGAATGAACATTTACTTTATTTGACTCCACCTTTAGATCAAGTATTCTTATAGATACTACTATAATCTCTCCAAACTAGATTTCGCTTTAAAAACCATAATATTTGCCAGgactaaaaagtatttttttaaccaacattactgtttttttttataagccaaCACGCATTAGTGTATGTTTGCGTGAAATTAATTGCAACACTAAAATGActgaaaaataacattttaaaaatagtatgataagtgaaatttttaaaacaaaaataaaaaatgaatctcTACTAAGTATTTTAAGTACTTACAAAAGTTTCTTTATCTTAaacattttaacaaaaaataattgaataacatgtatatttttaaaaattaattaatatgcatNNNNNNNNNNNNNNNNNNNNNNNNNNNNNNNNNNNNNNNNNNNNNNNNNNNNNNNNNNNNNNNNNNNTCttcacaaatttaaatattatacattCAAGTCTTGTCTTtccattattaatattattgttcTTCAAAATAGAAGTCTAATCAACAGAGATTGGATCTAAAAGAAGAGATTAAATTCTCACAATATAGTATATTCGaattcaaattttcaggaaaaaaagaaacatctTTCTGATAAGAGGGTAtgtgaaaacaaacaaaaaaaaactaaaaatataagtctatttgttaaaagaaaaatcaaataacCTTTTTACTGTTTAAGTGTTTACCATATTGAGATACGAGTGcatatatacaatatttttagaaaaataaaggtaactcaataaataacattaatctttttatataatttaattaaaaaaattaaaattttcaatttacagtacaaaatcacaatacaaatttaaaaaatcacaaattgtGTTCACTTGCgaataataaattcaaatacacaattaatattatattaacatataaaaaaatatcaatttcattcataataaaataataaataaaaaaataaaacacctACGAGTATAGTACAAATACCGTATCGGGTAAATACCTCAGCTAGCCATCCAGATTAATGTAAAAACACGGTAGGTTCATTACAATGTTCTAAATGCCAGTAAATCACGAGAatccaaatattatgtgatCAATCAAAAGTAAAAACCAACTCTAAAAGATTGCACAAAATGAGAGATGTAAGAGTTCATGACATGCTAGAATTTATCCCTTTTCCCTAAACCAACTGCATCATTGAAATGATGCCTATACATTTGCAATCGCTTAACAAAAAACATGACGGATCACTAGGCTTAGAAATCTCTCAACGGCACTTGAATCATCTAGATAGTAGATACATATTCACATGTTTGAGCCATAAAAGTTGTAGCACTGGATACAGACAATGCCAAAACCGTAACTCAGCATCGCAAAATTGATGTTTTTTGTCTCACAAATCCCACGTGGTTTGCTAGCATCTTTCAAAAATCTTGTACAGTTTTTCCAATGAAGCTACCtgtaaaaagaaatagaaaggagaaaatgaaaatgaaaatgaaataaactaAAAGAACTATAATTTTTAGGCATGTTTCATATAACATAGCGTATTACATAATTTAAACACAAGAGACGTTGACTCAATTTGAAGAAACATTTGTAGGTCtaaataacataattaaacctgacttatatttaaaatttagaataaaacTAATCAAACTAAATagcaaaattgtttaaaaataaaatgtatagaTCTTGTTGAATactatattagaatgtaaataaaatatatgggctgtaagtatgtaagtattctggcccgttagcattactgtaaattagggttatttaataccctgtgtctatataaagagattccgctgtgtagttgagacacacgggttattctatatgtctctcaatactctttatattcaacatggtatcagagtCAACTGAGAGACAAACCCTAATCGTCAACTACCCGGTCGACCCACTGTCTCCGgcgaatatttttttttcggCGAACCGTGTTCTCCAACTCCGGTTTCCCCCTTCTGCCGTTGATACGCTGATTCTTCAATTTTTTCAGCCGTTCACGCTTTACCGTCGCTGCCGTTGCTGCCGTTACTGTTTCTGACGCGTTTTTTCGACGAACGACCACTCCATCAGCGCCGAACACCCCAGATCGGCCAAACCCTTCTGCCACGCCTTCAGAATCCTTCTCACGCGCCCGCACGCGCCACCTAACAGCCCGCGCGTGGATCTCACGCGCCGCCCACTGCCACCGCGCGTGACGGCGCGTCCGGCGGCCGTTCACAATGATTCTTCTTCCACCGCACTTGCCTCGGCCtcctgcttccatatctgcccTCAGTTTCCAGTTTTGAGTTACGGATATACGACTTCCAGTTCAAACAGCCCCTGGTTTTCCGGTTCCGACGCGTTTTCTGACAACCTTTGCTGACCATGGCATCTCAGTCTGACACAAAGAGTATCTTCACCAACTACATCACTTCTCCTCTCTCAGTTGAAAAACTGAATGGatcaaattatgatagttgggctGCCGACATCAAACTTTGGCTACGTGGTCAAGGTTACGAGGATCACCTCACCCAAACCCCTGAAAAGGTGAGTGTGACTGAAACATCCAAATGGAGCCAGATTGATGCTCAGTTGTGTAGTGTCATTAAGTCTACACTTCATCCAGATGTTAAACCGATTTTCCGTCCGCATCTCACGTGTGAATCGGTTTGGAGTCAAGCAAAGGCACTCTATACTAACGACACGCAACGTCTCTATGGAGTTTGTCACCGCTTGTTGAACATCATTACTCCGAAGTCACTCGATGGCTCTATTTCTGCATATCTTGGCACCGTTCATAGTGCACTTCATGACTTTAATGAGCTACTCCCTCCTGCTGCAAGTAATCCAGTTGAACAGaagaaggagttggatcaaCGCAGCACCTTCTTCATGCTTCTTGCACTCTATGGCCTACCCCAGGAGTACTCTGCAACTCGTGATCAAATTTTGGGGTCTGTTACTGTTCCGGATATGTCTACTACTTCAGCGATCCTCCTTCGCGTACCAGCAAAACATCCAGTTGAGCAGTCTATTACTTCAGTTCCGAGTGACACTGCTGTCCTTGCATCTCAGGGACATAATCAGCATCGTTCTCGTGGAGGNNNNNNNNNNNNNNNNNNNNNNNNNNNNNNNNNNNNNNNNNNNNNNNNNNNNNNNNNNNNNNNNNNNNNNNNNNNNNNNNNNNNNNNNNNNNNNNNNNNNNNNNNNNNNNNNNNNNNNNNNNNNNNNNNNNNNNNNNNNNNNNNNNNNNNNNNNNNNNNNNNNNNNNNNNNNNNNNNNNNNNNNNNNNNNNNNNNNNNNNNNNNNNNNNNNNNNNNNNNNNNNNNNNNNNNNNNNNNNNNNNNNNNNNNNNNNNNNNNNNNNNNNNNNNNNNNNNNNNNNNNNNNNNNNNNNNNNNNNNNNNNNNNNNNNNNNNNNNNNNNNNNNNNNNNNNNNNNNNNNNNNNNNNNNNNNNNNNNNNNNNNNNNNNNNNNNNNNNNNNNNNNNNNNNNNNNNNNNNNNNNNNNNNNNNNNNNNNNNNNNNNNNNNNNNNNNNNNNNNNNNNNNNNNNNNNNNNNNNNNNNNNNNNNNNNNNNNNNNNNNNNNNNNNNNNNNNNNNNNNNNNNNNNNNNNNNNNNNNNNNNNNNNNNNNNNNNNNNNNNNNNNNNNNNNNNNNNNNNNNNNNNNNNNNNNNNNNNNNNNNNNNNNNNNNNNNNNNNNNNNNNNNNNNNNNNNNNNNNNNNNNNNNNNNNNNNNNNNNNNNNNNNNNNNNNNNNNNNNNNNNNNNNNNNNNNNNNNNNNNNNNNNNNNNNNNNNNNNNNNNNNNNNNNNNNNNNNNNNNNNNNNNNNNNNNNNNNNNNNNNNNNNNNNNNNNNNNNNNNNNNNNNNNNNNNNNNNNNNNNNNNNNNNNNNNNNNNNNNNNNNNNNNNNNNNNNNNNNNNNNNNNNCCCCCCAACCTCCAcgaccactacaaacatatcagcGTCGTCGCTTATCCTCTGTTGTGCCTGTTCCTGCTCCCATTACAGACTCTCCTCCGACGCCACATCCGGATCCGGCCCTGCCACCTGAGCCTGACCTTCCCATTGCTCTTCGTAAGGATATTCGCACCACCCGTAATCCATAGACAGACGATCAACTTCCGGGTATTGTGTACTCATaggaggaaatttaatatcttggaagagtaagaaacaaaatgttgttgcaagatccagtgctgaggcagaatacagggtcatggcactagtaacatgtgaactcatctggctgaaacagttactgaaagaacttcaatttgaagagaccagcacaatgacattaatatgtgataatcaagctgcattgcacattgcctcgaatccggtttttcatgagaggaccaagcatattgagattgactgccattttgttagagaaaagattgaATCAGGTGACATCATCACCAGCTTTGTCAAATCCAATGATCAGTTAGCAGATGTGTTTACAAAGTCATTGCgaggtcctagaattagttatatatgtaacaagctaggtgcatttgatttatatgctccagcttgagggggagtgttgaatactatattagaatgtaaataaaatatatgggctgtaagtatgtaagtattctggcccgttagcattactgtaaattagggttatttaataccctgtgtctatataaagagattccgctgtgtagttgagacacacgggttattctatatgtctctcaatactctttatattcaacagaTCTGTTCacaatgaaagaaagaaaaataatacatGGTATGAGTCCTGGTATTTGTGTTATATGCATGAAGATAAACCATAAACAAAAAGTTCCTAGTAGAAACAAAAGTGCTACCATGATGAGATATGGCGGATGAGACTTGCATGACAAATGAAAAATAAGCTCCCAACCCAAGGATTATCGATACATTTTCCTCCATGAGTGTCACTTTAGtagaaaaattgtttcaaaataaatgtcattttcaatttttaaggTAACTTTAATAATCTTTTCCTAATTGTACTCTCCAagatatattttactttatatttatgatagtgGAAAACCAACCTATAGTTAATAAGGATAGTTTGATATGAGTAttactttaacaaaaaaattgtttcaaaatgaatgtcattttcaattttcaagataactttaattattttttttccaattgtACTCTCCAAGATATGTATCACTTTACATTTCAACCAATAGTTAATAAGgatagtttgataaaataaatattttgtttcctctaattattgcatttttttaatgtgtgcAAAAATATAAAACGACACtcattttgaaatggaagtagTAAAATAAATCACGAACACATTACCTGAACAAAGGTTCCATTACTAGCCATAGATGCAGGTGGTTTGAAAAATAGTCTCATGGATGGAAAAAGCACATGTTGTATTGACCATTCACGTTGGGCCCATGCTGTCTCAGCTTCAGAAAGCAGTTCTTGTTCAATGTTGTTTTCAACAACATCACTCCCTGAATACAAAATTCACTTACATTGGAATCCAGGAACATCCACCAAAAACtcaaatggaaaaataaaattccaAGTCTAGTCTATTTTACTGCATGCCCTCAATGACATTTACTCAATAAAAGTTTCCATATATTTTTCCAGATTAAGAACCAACAAATTTGCAGGTCATGTGATGAAAGTTTGaatcaaattgaatttttcaaactttTACACTCCAACTAACATAGTAAATGAACTAAATCACATCATGCAGtattaaaagacaaaaatatatgCAGTATGCTGAATACAAGGTTGAACTGAAAGTTGATATAGTAAGGTAGGTTCTAAtccaatattatatttttcttaaatattcaaatatattcaAGATTACATTTAAGACAGAGTGGGGAATAAATAACAATATACTCTACTTATTAAACAGAGATTGATTGTTTTTTGCTGAGCAATTGAGGGATTTCTGCAATGACAAGGGCTCAAGCACAAAGCACTTGATGGAAAAGGCAGCCTCGGTATCCTGACCAGGGATTAGTCTCACTTCCAAAAGGGTGTAAAGATACCTCGTATGACCTTCCAAAAGAAAAGCTTGGACAGTTCTATACTTTATATTATCCCCTATTACTCCACCTCATAAAAATCAGATGTACTCTTTTCAatatttccttcctttctaaaAATAGTCTAAACTGTATAATCATTGAATCCCTTTCCAATAAGAAAACCACTAAGTAATCCATTACAGTTTCACCAATAGATATGGATTAATATTGACTCCAAAACAAACCACCAAGGCTCCCACTGAAAGTGTACCCAAGTCATTAAATAATTTTCCATTGTTTTCATACACACTACTCCCTCTAGAATGAAATATAACAAAACCAATAGTTGAAAGGTTGATGTATTTGGTTAAAAATTTGGTCTAGATACTTCAACTTTTCAACTaccatttttgtttatatttcattccagAGGGAGTAAGAAAACAATGGTTAAATAACTGGGCTATGTTTTGCAAGTTCTCTAACTACTGATATATCTATGACATCCAATGTCACATGAAGATTTGTGCTGGAAAAAGTAATTGGAACTCCAACGTAAAAGGAAGAGGAATTTAAAACTAATACGTCATTATTCAAACCTTTCAAACTTGAGAAATGTAATTATTCTAAAAGGACTGCCAGATTTTTTATCATGTGTGAAGTAAATGATGaagtagaaaaaaaaacatcggcaataatttaattttctttatacaTACATATCACAATCATTTTCAAGAAAATTTATTTGCGGAAAAACTGAAGAAAAGGTTCCAAAGAGATAttgtttgtatattttaaaagacAACTAGGATGTGGTTTGGTAGGTCTAGTGATGCAACCTTGGAGTTTAGGTTGAATAAGATTGAGAGTGAACACAGTGTTCCTActattttttccattttaataaaataaaaattttatttaggaCAAAAAAGAATAAGGTAAGGAATCTGtaacaaaagaataaaatagaAAGCAACAAAGAAAGTATTAAAGGAAGTTaggttgattttaatttttctttgcaCTAATAgtgtatatatttaaatgataattgaTAAGTGTGGATATATATGCACATGTGAAAGTGCTAGTGATCTAGAAAGTAACAAGCATGAAGTCCATACCAGTACTATCACAGGTATTCTCCTGGGCACAACTGTCAAACAGTTTTCTCTTCTTGTAGAAAAGCAGTCCCTCGCCAGATGGATTGGGCAACATCGGTGGATGCATAGCATAGAAATTTCCCAGAGCAGCTGAAATTGCTTGAATGCAGTTTCTTTCATCTTCCCAATCAACCTATCATCAAAATGCATACCACAATTTTCAACATGTAAAGGAAAAAATATGATTGGAAAACACTATGCACCTTCAAAATTATCAAAAGGCATGCACCTGAGAATTTTGTTGGCAAAAAGTTCAATGGAATAACAACTAGATTAGTAAAATGTTTGCTCCCAAAAAGTGTAATCTAAATGCAGATAATGTGAAAGTATTTATCATTTTGGAGCATAACTGAGTTCAGGCAACATATAAATAGCTGATAATATTACCAACGAGTCAGACTGACATATACAggataaagaaagaaaaaagaaattgcGGAGACTTCTCCACAGACAGATTAAGAGGGGGAGAATGAAGAGTTATAAAACTCACATCATTGCCTAAACTAAGCACAAACTCAGGGATGCGATCCATGTCAGGAGTATACTGGTCAAGTATCACAGGAAGTCGGGAGAGATTTCCATGATCATCAATATGAATGCCGAAATACTCCTCCAGCATTACAGCCTTTTGTTTCAGCAGTTCTGTGTTCATCTAGAGAATAGGAAAGAGATACCCATTAATATGCATAGAGGAATattcaaaaggaaaagaatcAAATGAAAATATGCATGTCCAATAAGTTAAATTTCCAACAATGACCT from Cicer arietinum cultivar CDC Frontier isolate Library 1 chromosome 5, Cicar.CDCFrontier_v2.0, whole genome shotgun sequence carries:
- the LOC101503295 gene encoding uncharacterized protein; this translates as MEGREEGPPRNDLCSVCHGNFDIPCQANCSHWFCANCILLVWQHSSSALQPCKCPLCRRPITLLVPNSQSNNNPSLLSQIQTYNRLFGHQSNSPFSQRLLDLPFLLKRLFWDFFDPSRSLPLVIRARVFIATVLSAIYILSPIDIIPEGVLGIIGLLDDLLIALIFFLHVAALYRSVLYRRHGGL